GGCCGCGGTCGGGCTGCAGTCCCGCCACCACCCGATGGTGCGGTACCTGCGCGACCTGCTCGCCGAGGGCGTGGTCGGCGAGGTCCTCTCCACCTCGCTCACCTACTCGCTCGCGGCGCCCGAGGTCTGGTCGCAGCGGTACACGGCGCTGTTCGACCAGACCAAGGGCGCCAACCACGTGGCGGTCGTCGGCGGCCACTCCCTCGACATGTACCGGTCGATCGTGGGTGACTTCGCCGAGCTGTCGGCGTCCCTGACGACCCGGATCCGCACGGTCACCCTTCAGGAGACCGGCGAGGAGATCGAGGTGACCTCGCCGGACCAGATCGTGGTGGCGGGCCTGCTGGAGTCGGGGGCCGCGGCCTCCGCGCACTTCATGACGGGCGGACCGCGGGGCGACGGCTTCCGCGTCGAGGTGCACGGACGGTCCGGCCGGCTCGTCCTGCGTTCCACCGACGACTCGCTGGTCGGACCCGAGTTCGTCCTCACGCGCGCGGACGCCAACGGCGGCCCCGTCGAGACGCTCGCGCTGCCCGAGCGCTACCGCCCGGCGGCGGGCGGGGTGCCGTCGCCGGTGAGCAACGTGCACCAGGTGTATGCGGATCTGGCGCGGGCGATCCGTACCGGCGAACCCTTCGACCCCGACTTCGGCACGGCGGTGCGCACGCACCGCCTCCTCGACGCGATCAAGCGGTCCGCCGAGACGGGCCGGCGGGAGCGGCTCGGCTGAACGCGTGTCGGTACGGAGCCCCGTCTCAGTCCGTGGGCTTGCGGTCGGCCAGCGGCGCCTGCTGCAACGGCACCGGGCGGCACACGCGGGGCTCGTCGGCGGCCACCACCACCCGTACCGCCGGCACGGGCTCCGGCTCGGGCGGGGTCTCCAGGTCCGCGAGGCCGCACGGCGCCCCGGCCGTCGCGTACGGCAGCCGCAGGACGCCCTCGGCCGTCCACAGTCCCGCGCCGGGCAGCCAGCCCACGGGCGCGGCCGACTGGACCATTCGGCGGGACGAGGGCTCCCAGGTCCCCACCCAGCTGCCGCCCGCCGCGTCGATCCGCAGCGCCACCGAGCAGCTCTCCGGCATCAGGACCTGCCCGGGCTGCACCGCGAACGGCGTCACCGTCGCGTCGTCGAGCCGCAGGCACTCCGGGAACCGCACCGGCAGCAGGCTGCCGAGCACGCCCCAGCCGAGCCGCTCGCGCCCCGGCGTCGGCGCGTCGGAGCCGATGAGGAGCAGCCCGCTGTCCGGGTCGGCGAGGAGCAGCCGGTCGTCGCTCTCCTCGGTGATCTGGAGCAGCGGTGTCACCTCGCCGCCCCGCTCCAGGTCGACGGCGACGGCCTTCACGGGTCCGTCGTCCAGCCGCCGGTCGAGCGCGAGCATGCGGCCCGTACGGTCGAGCCACACCCCGCCCGAGCAGCGGCCCTTGACCTCGGCGACCTGCTCGGGGCCGAAGGCGCCGCCCGCGACGAGCCAGAGCGTCGTCGTGTCGGGGCCGACGCACATCGCGTACGCGCAGATGCCGTCCGGCGAGGGCGGCAGCAGGACCAGCCGCTCGGAGCCGGGCGCCTCCACCGCGCCGAGCTGGAGCTCCCCGGTGGCCGGTCCTGTGGGGTAGAGCAGCGAGAACGTGTTCCGCCGCCCGTCCACGCGGCGGGCGACGAGCACGCGGCCGTCCGCGAGGGGCAGCAGCCGGGTGTGCGGTTCCTCCGGCTGGCCGAGGGGGAGCGGGACGGCGTACGGCTCGGGGCCGTCGAGCGTCCACCGCTCCACGTACAGGGCGTCACCGGCGCCCGCGAGCCTGGCCGCGTACGCGCCGTTGGCCGTGATCGTGAAGCCGGCCGACCCGGTGGGGTCCTTGTCGCGGTCGTCGTCCTCGGCCGCGGTCTCGATGGCACACGCTGTCATCGACTCGTCACCTCCGGCCACGAAGCTAGTTTTCGCACTTCCTGCCGAACAACACGAGCAGGGTCACTTCACACATAAGGGTGGTCGTCCGGCGATTCTGCTGAGGGGGAGGGGGTGGCTGTGCTGGAGTGACCGGTGATGAGTAAGGTAAGGCGACCCTAAGCGGAGTCTGTGGCTCCGGTCGGTCGTGCCCGAATCCCTGCATCCCCGTATCAGGAGCCTTCTCATGTCCTTCCGCCGTCGCGGCACCGCCACCGTCGTCGCCCTCGCCGCCGCGCTCTCCCTCGCGGCCTGCGGAGGAGGGGACGGAGGGTCCGACACCTCCGCGAAGGAGGACGCGACCAAGAAGAAGGACGTCGCCACCGGCGGCAAGGACTTCGGCGACGCCGCCGCCAAGACCGCCGCCATGGGGACCGACGCCAAGCCGGGCCAGTTCCCGCGCACGCTCACCCACGCCCTCGGCACGACCGAGCTCAAGGCCGCCCCCAAGCGGGTCGTCGTCCTCGACGTCGGCGAGCTCGACAACGTCGTCTCCCTCGGCGTCCAGCCCGTCGGCTACGCCCCCTCCGAGGGCGACGAGGCCATCCCGGGCTACCTCGGGAAGGACGCGGGCACCCCGAAGTCCGTCGGCACCATCAACAACCTCAACCTGGAGGCCATCGCCAACCTCCAGCCCGACCTCATCCTCGGCAGCCAGCTGCGCGCCGCCGACAAGTACGACGAGCTGTCGAAGATCGCGCCGACCGTCTTCTCCATCCGCCCGGGCTTCACCTGGAAGGAGAACTACCTCCTCAACGCCGCCGCGCTCGACAAGACGGCCGAGGCGAAGACGAAGCTCTCCGCGTACGAGACGAAGGCGAAGCAGCTGGGCACGGACATCGGCCCGAACAAGCCGACCATCTCGATGGTCCGCTACCTCCCCGGCAAGATCCGCCTCTACGCGAAGGCCTCCTTCATCGGCACGATCCTGGAGGACACCGGTCTGCCCCGGCCGAAGAACCAGCAGATCGACGAGCTCGCCGCCGAGATCAGCCCGGAGAAGATCGACGACGCCGACGCCGACTGGATCTTCACCGGCGTCTACGGCGACGCCAAGGCCACCAAGAAGGACGCCGCCCAGGGCAACCCGCTCTGGAAGAACCTGACGGCCGTCAAGGCCGGCCAGGCCAAGGACGTCCCGGACGAGACCTGGTACCTCGGCCTCGGCGTGACCGCGGCGAACAGCGTCCTCGACGACCTGCGCACCGACCTCGTGAAGAAGTAGCCCGCGGGAGCGCCTGATGCCGGTTCGGCGGCGGGCGCTCTTTCGTCCGACACCACCGCGACCACGCATTGAGGAACCACGACGGCGCCCCGCCACTTCCGCGAGAGCGGCGCCGGTTTAGGCGCAAAGAGGAGCCAGGTAGCCTTTCCTTCGTGCCCCGTCTGTCTGAAGTCATCGCCGCGCTCGACGCCCTCTGGCCGCCCCAGCGGGCCGAGCAGTGGGACGCCGTCGGCACCGTCTGCGGCGACCCCGACGCCGAGGTCACCCGCGTCCTGTTCGCCGTCGACCCCGTCCAGGAGATCGCCGACGAGGCGATCGCCCTCGGCGCCGACCTGCTCGTCACCCACCACCCGCTCTACCTGCGCGGTACGACGACGGTCGCGGCCGGCCACTTCAAGGGCCGCGTCGTGCACAACCTCATCAAGCACGACGTCGCCCTCCACGTCGCGCACACCAACGCCGACACCGCCGAGCCCGGCGTCTCCGACGCCCTCGCCGGCGCGCTCGACCTCCGGGTCACCGGCCCCCTCGTGCCCGAGAACAACCTCGGCCGGATCTGCGAGCTCGACCACCCCGAGACCCTCGCCGAGTTCGCGGCCCGCGCCGCGAAGCGGCTGCCCGCCACCGCGCAGGGCATCCGGGTCGCCGGCGACCCCGACATGACCGTCCGCCGCGTCGCCGTCAGCGGCGGCTCCGGCGACAGCCTCTTCGACGCCGTACGGGCCGCGGGCGTGGACGCCTTCCTCACCGCCGACCTGCGCCACCACCCGGTCTCCGAGGCCACCCAACAGTCCCCCTTGGGCCTGGTCGACGCCGCCCACTGGGCCACCGAATGGCCCTGGTGCGAGCAGGCCGCCGCCCAGCTCGACGAGATTTCCGACCGCCACGGCTGGGACCTCCGCGTCCACGTCTCGAAGACGGTCACCGACCCCTGGTCCGCCCACCACACCTCCCCTGGAGCCCCCAACTGAACGCCGCGCCCGCCGACCAGATCCGCCTCCTCGACGTCCAGGCCCTGGACGTCCGACTCCAGCAGCTCGCCCACAAGCGCAAGTCGCTCCCCGAGCACGCCGAGATCGAGTCGCTGGCCAAGGACCTCACGCAGCTGCGCGACCTGCTCGTCGCCGCGCAGACCGAGGAGAGCGACTGCGGCCGCGAGCAGACCAAGTCCGAGCAGGACGTCGACCTGGTCCGCCAGCGCGCCGCCCGCGACCAGCAGCGGCTCGATTCCGGCGCCGCCTCCCCGCGGGACCTGGAGAACCTCCAGCGCGAGATCGTCTCCCTCGCCAAGCGCCAGGGCGATCTGGAAGAGATCGTCCTGGAGGTCATGGAGCGCCGCGAGTCCGCCCAGGAGCGCGTCGCCGAGCTGACCGAGCGGGTCTCCGCCGTCCAGGCCAAGACCGACGACGCCACCGCCCGGCGCGACGCCGCCCAGGGCGAGCTGGACGCCGAGTCCGCGTCCGTCACCAAGGAGCGCGAGCTCGTCGCGGGCTCCGTCCCGGCCGACCTGCTCAAGCTGTACGAGAAGCTGCGCGAGCAGCAGGGCGGAGTCGGCGCGGCGCGGCTGTACCAGCGCAAGTGCGAGGG
The sequence above is a segment of the Streptomyces sp. NBC_01255 genome. Coding sequences within it:
- a CDS encoding Gfo/Idh/MocA family protein, whose protein sequence is MADRIRVGVVGAHAERGWGRAIHLPALTASRDDYEITAVAGTSTESARAAAEVWGARHAFDDARDLMAHPEVDLVTVAVQLPQRDGLVDAAIAAGKHVYSEWPLALDAATAERFRTSAEAAGVRAAVGLQSRHHPMVRYLRDLLAEGVVGEVLSTSLTYSLAAPEVWSQRYTALFDQTKGANHVAVVGGHSLDMYRSIVGDFAELSASLTTRIRTVTLQETGEEIEVTSPDQIVVAGLLESGAAASAHFMTGGPRGDGFRVEVHGRSGRLVLRSTDDSLVGPEFVLTRADANGGPVETLALPERYRPAAGGVPSPVSNVHQVYADLARAIRTGEPFDPDFGTAVRTHRLLDAIKRSAETGRRERLG
- a CDS encoding zinc ribbon domain-containing protein; amino-acid sequence: MNAAPADQIRLLDVQALDVRLQQLAHKRKSLPEHAEIESLAKDLTQLRDLLVAAQTEESDCGREQTKSEQDVDLVRQRAARDQQRLDSGAASPRDLENLQREIVSLAKRQGDLEEIVLEVMERRESAQERVAELTERVSAVQAKTDDATARRDAAQGELDAESASVTKERELVAGSVPADLLKLYEKLREQQGGVGAARLYQRKCEGCHIELNITELNDVRAAARDAVVRCENCRRILVRTSESGL
- a CDS encoding Nif3-like dinuclear metal center hexameric protein → MPRLSEVIAALDALWPPQRAEQWDAVGTVCGDPDAEVTRVLFAVDPVQEIADEAIALGADLLVTHHPLYLRGTTTVAAGHFKGRVVHNLIKHDVALHVAHTNADTAEPGVSDALAGALDLRVTGPLVPENNLGRICELDHPETLAEFAARAAKRLPATAQGIRVAGDPDMTVRRVAVSGGSGDSLFDAVRAAGVDAFLTADLRHHPVSEATQQSPLGLVDAAHWATEWPWCEQAAAQLDEISDRHGWDLRVHVSKTVTDPWSAHHTSPGAPN
- a CDS encoding ABC transporter substrate-binding protein, which produces MSFRRRGTATVVALAAALSLAACGGGDGGSDTSAKEDATKKKDVATGGKDFGDAAAKTAAMGTDAKPGQFPRTLTHALGTTELKAAPKRVVVLDVGELDNVVSLGVQPVGYAPSEGDEAIPGYLGKDAGTPKSVGTINNLNLEAIANLQPDLILGSQLRAADKYDELSKIAPTVFSIRPGFTWKENYLLNAAALDKTAEAKTKLSAYETKAKQLGTDIGPNKPTISMVRYLPGKIRLYAKASFIGTILEDTGLPRPKNQQIDELAAEISPEKIDDADADWIFTGVYGDAKATKKDAAQGNPLWKNLTAVKAGQAKDVPDETWYLGLGVTAANSVLDDLRTDLVKK